In the genome of Phlebotomus papatasi isolate M1 chromosome 2, Ppap_2.1, whole genome shotgun sequence, one region contains:
- the LOC129802718 gene encoding uncharacterized protein LOC129802718: MDVAPVKFGIDDEGRRKPRISSMGRSAALEQAYVHDVYEICNEVVSPLRPRVTQFLTSLEPGSLVCDVGCGNGRYLTPTNSFIYSIGIDRCHRLSQAARSRGNEVALCDNLELPFRSESFDAVLSLAVVHHFATKDRRVEAIREIARVLRIGGRAIITVWALEQRNRRFESQDILIPWQLSSAASASDDDDDDDFLPPYSAYSEDSATNSSRSAGDGDSSSLSSSSPVESCCIFMRRAIQKLASGKKHSWFLDSINAKDNKLTTGWDVEDAKNLPIELRRLEDFDDLAEPPIFRLDPLAEVLPSPSPVEQPSTAGLCPPTRILKKQASLNEDLMPESRQRDRDGVRRRIQKQASLNESFLCRSLSKRLQLLGHGLGGALRSSTEGLERATKTSLGKIIKTMSSNGRHELTRSTGANLIHTSSEDADAPPAAVAQLLNDTSEQPPAKHTHESGSDSSKESSLQSDTSVESEDSFASVIFVPNAELKVDPSPPPIQSPAPKFDAFILPEATQSPVTSAPPQRPPLSPAATTKKPPMPFIYEETRQCAQEDDEKRRLIDRVLVKGKLDTKARMKAYFSSRTTSLDIYNPETDDLESDSTEPSSPDSVDSVVSALKLDEAVCSLSLNRETRETVVRETAPESKVEVVEKPEVIQDTPEKSKEEDDLASRQFLVDYADRLTEKLLKDVNGKLAAQNFSIETDSAAECTTSCAPSSRISPREFTLTLNTGVNSVSGPQSSESVMNRERIGVKSTRPAKVTGGAKSKTGQRSGFSLEFRTETAEEKRGTDLDAASVGGSATHHRYYHVFREGELEALINHHVTSLHIVSSYYERASWCVVAEKVQVWTI, from the exons atggaTGTGGCACCGGTGAAATTTG GTATTGATGACGAAGGTCGGAGAAAGCCTAGGATAAGCTCGATGGGGCGATCAGCTGCCCTCGAGCAGGCATACGTACACGATGTCTATGAAATTTGCAACGAAGTTGTAAGTCCTCTACGACCGCGTGTTACCCAATTCCTAACATCTTTGGAGCCTGGATCGCTTGTATGTGATGTAGGTTGTGGGAATGGTCGCTATCTCACTCCTACAAATTCCTTTATCTACTCCATTGGGATCGATCGGTGTCATAGATTGTCTCAAGCAGCTAGGAGTCGAGGCAATGAG gtgGCTCTGTgtgacaatcttgaacttccCTTTCGCAGTGAATCCTTCGACGCTGTACTGTCTCTGGCCGTTGTGCATCACTTTGCCACAAAAGACAGACGCGTAGAGGCTATTAGAGAAATCGCTAGAGTTCTACGAATTGGAGGTCGTGCTATCATCACAGTTTGGGCTCTTGAACAACGTAATCGACGATTTGAGTCCCAAGACATTCTCATCCCTTGGCAATTATCCAGTGCAGCTTCTGCATCAGATGATGATGACGATGATGACTTTTTACCCCCTTATAGCGCGTACTCTGAGGACTCTGCTACTAACTCTAGTCGCTCAGCTGGTGATGGTGATAGTTCCAGTCTTTCTTCGTCTTCCCCAGTTGAATCATGCTGCATTTTTATGCGACGTGCCATCCAGAAACTTGCTAGTGGTAAGAAACACTCGTGGTTCTTAGATAGTATTAACGCCAAGGACAATAAGCTCACCACGGGTTGGGACGTGGAGGATGCCAAAAATCTGCCAATTGAACTGCGACGCTTAGAGGATTTTGACGACCTAGCCGAACCACCTATATTCCGTCTTGATCCATTGGCTGAGGTCTTGCCATCCCCTTCGCCGGTTGAACAACCATCAACCGCTGGATTGTGTCCTCCAACTCGAATTCTCAAAAAACAGGCGAGCTTGAACGAGGACCTAATGCCTGAGAGTCGACAGCGAGATCGTGATGGTGTCCGACGACGAATTCAGAAACAGGCCTCTCTCAATGAATCATTTCTGTGCCGATCGCTGTCGAAGAGACTCCAACTCTTAGGACATGGACTGGGTGGTGCTTTAAGAAGCTCTACTGAAGGCCTAGAACGTGCTACCAAGACTAGCCTTGGTAAAATCATCAAGACAATGTCTAGCAATGGACGTCATGAATTAACACGCTCAACCGGTGCTAATTTAATTCATACATCTTCCGAAGATGCAGATGCACCCCCAGCAGCTGTTGCCCAGTTACTCAATGACACATCGGAGCAACCACCCGCTAAGCACACTCATGAAAGTGGATCAG attcATCCAAGGAGAGTAGCCTACAGAGTGATACAAGCGTCGAATCTGAAGATAGTTTCGCCTCTGTGATCTTTGTGCCCAATGCTGAGTTAAAAGTAGACCCATCTCCACCACCAATACAGTCACCGGCACCAAAATTCGATGCCTTTATTTTACCAGAAGCTACGCAGTCACCAGTCACAAGTGCACCACCACAACGCCCGCCACTGAGTCCTGCTGCTACAACTAAGAAGCCCCCAATGCCTTTTATTTACGAGGAAACTCGTCAATGTGCTCAAGAAGACGACGAAAAACGTAGACTGATTGATCGAGTATTGGTAAAAGGAAAACTGGATACCAAGGCGAGAATGA AAGCCTACTTCAGCTCTCGAACTACCAGCCTGGATATTTATAATCCGGAGACAGATGATCTCGAGAGTGACTCAACAGAACCATCATCTCCGGATTCAGTAGATAGTGTTGTAAGTGCTCTAAAACTAGATGAAGCTGTCTGTAGTCTTAGTCTGAACAGAGAGACAAGAGAGACTGTTGTTCGAGAAACAGCGCCTGAATCAAAAGTAGAGGTCGTCGAAAAACCCGAAGTAATACAGGATACGCCGGAAAAATCAAAAGAAGAGGATGATTTGGCTTCTAGGCAATTTCTAGTAGATTATGCTGATCGATTGACAGAAAAATTACTGAAGGATGTCAATGGAAAGTTAGCagctcaaaatttttcaatagaaaCAGATTCAGCTGCCGAATGCACAACTTCATGTGCACCATCAAGCCGAATTTCACCACGAGAATTTACTCTGACGCTTAATACAG gTGTCAATAGCGTGAGTGGACCACAAAGTTCAGAATCTGTGATGAATCGCGAACGAATTGGAGTAAAAAGCACTCGTCCAGCAAAAGTTACTGGTGGTGCAAAGTCAAAGACTGGTCAGAGAAGTGGCTTCTCTCTGGAATTCCGAACAGAAACAGCGGAAGAAAAAAGGGGCACAGACCTAGATGCAGCATCCGTAGGTGGATCTGCAACTCATCATCGCTACTACCACGTTTTTCGAGAGGGTGAACTAGAAGCATTAATCAATCATCATGTAACCAGTCTCCACATAGTCTCATCTTACTATGAGCGAGCTTCGTGGTGTGTTGTAGCCGAAAAAGTTCAAGTGTGGACAATTTAG
- the LOC129802719 gene encoding mitogen-activated protein kinase p38b-like, translating to MQSFYSVEINKTEWNVPGRYQMLTPVGSGAYGQVCSAVDTLNNTKVAIKKLARPFQTAVHAKRTYRELRMLKHMNHENVIGLLNVFHPGGKSLESFQHVYLVTHLMGADLNNIIRTQKLSDDHVQFLVYQILRGLKYIHSAGIIHRDLKPSNIAVNEDCELKILDFGLARPTENEMTGYVATRWYRAPEIMLNWMHYNQTVDIWSVGCIMAELLTGRTLFPGSDHIHQLNLIMEVLGTPTDDFMAKISSESARNYIKSLPIMKKQDFRTVFMGANPKAIDLLEKMLELDADKRIQAEEALAHSYLEKYADPTDEPTSALYDQSFEDMDLPVEKWKQLVFEEVVSFMEASAGASSSEK from the exons ATGCAATCATTCTATTCTGTGGAGATCAACAAAACGGAATGGAATGTTCCGGGGCGCTATCAAATGCTGACTCCCGTGGGATCAGGTGCCTATGGTCAGGTTTG TTCGGCCGTCGATACTCTCAATAATACAAAAGTAGCCATAAAAAAATTGGCCAGACCCTTCCAGACAGCCGTTCATGCAAAGAGAACTTACAGGGAATTGCGAATGCTTAAG CATATGAACCATGAAAACGTAATAGGCCTACTGAATGTATTTCATCCAGGCGGGAAGAGCCTGGAAAGCTTCCAGCATGTCTACCTGGTAACCCATTTGATGGGTGCCGACCTCAATAATATCATCCGAACGCAGAAACTTTCAGATGATCATGTACAATTCCTCGTGTACCAGATCCTACGCGGCCTAAAATATATTCACAGTGCTGGGATAATCCATCGTGACCTGAAGCCCTCAAATATTGCCGTCAATGAGGACTGTGAGCTGAAGATCTTGGACTTTGGGCTAGCGCGACCCACGGAGAACGAGATGACGGGCTACGTTGCGACGAG GTGGTACCGCGCACCAGAAATCATGCTCAATTGGATGCACTATAACCAAACGGTTGACATCTGGTCAGTCGGATGCATCATGGCAGAATTGCTTACAGGACGTACCCTTTTCCCTGGTTCTGATCACATTCATCAATTGAACCTTATAATGGAGGTGCTGGGCACACCAACGGATGACTTTATGGCAAAAATATCTTCAGAGAGTGCGAGAAACTACATTAAATCTCTGCCAATTATGAAAAAGCAGGACTTCAGAACGGTATTTATGGGAGCTAATCCGAAAGCCATCGATCTACTTGAAAAAATGTTGGAGTTAGATGCAGACAAGAGGATTCAAGCAGAAGAAGCACTCGCCCACAGTTATCTTGAAAAATACGCTGATCCTACTGATGAACCTACTTCAGCACTTTACGATCAAAGTTTCGAGGATATGGATTTACCAGTTGAGAAATGGAAGCAATTGGTATTTGAAGAGGTTGTTAGCTTCATGGAAGCATCAGCAGGAGCTTCATCATCTGAGAAGTGA
- the LOC129802722 gene encoding microfibrillar-associated protein 1, with translation MSGLTAGLNPIQSTAGAVPVRNEKGEISMQKVKVQRYISGKRPEYATYDSSGEESDEGDFVDTRRNLLETRPIETYESSGSTTKYTTTEINDPRLRRINAAASEPRERRRHISESEESEEEEKEEEEHGQVNRIHVSGSSDSESDAELSDTEIERRRQMLRKRMLQQQKEEEILQFEEEKAESSGSESYESETESEDMEDNEPRLKPLFVRKRDRTTIIEREKEQNQERQVEYEQKKNLKQRRRQTLKLVEECIKADLAKPKSDKQEPSLEDVCTDDENDEIEYEAWKLREIKRIKRDREEREAIEKERLEVDRMRNMTEEERKQELRMNPRQVTNKIAKGKYKFLQKYYHRGAFYLDQEEDVLKRDFSSATLEDHFDKTILPKVMQVKNFGRCGRTKYTHLVDQDTTQFDSPWYSDTTTNVKFHTERAAASKQIFEKPSLSKRKKMD, from the exons ATGAGTGGTTTAACAGCAGGATTGAACCCTATTCAGAGTACGGCAGGAGCAGTCCCCGTACGCAATGAAAAAG GTGAAATCTCCATGCAGAAGGTCAAGGTGCAGAGGTATATCTCGGGAAAACGCCCAGAATACGCCACGTATGACAGTTCCGGAGAGGAAAGTGATGAGGGAGACTTTGTTGATACACGTAGAAATCTTCTGGAAACACGTCCAATTGAAACCTACGAATCTTCCGGAAGTACTACAAAGTACACTACTACGGAGATCAATGATCCAAGACTCAGGAGAATCAATGCAGCTGCCAGTGAGCCAAGAGAACGACGACGACACATCTCAGAGTCAGAAGAGTCagaggaagaagaaaaagaggagGAAGAACATGGTCAAGTGAATCGGATTCACGTGTCTGGGAGCTCAGACAGTGAATCCGATGCAGAGTTGAGTGACACTGAGATTGAGAGGCGTCGGCAGATGTTGCGAAAGAGAATGTTGCAGCAGCAGAAAGAGGAAGAAATCCTGCAGTTTGAGGAAGAAAAGGCCGAATCATCAGGATCAGAGAGTTATGAAAGTGAGACGGAGAGTGAGGATATGGAAGACAATGAACCCAGGCTGAAGCCATTGTTTGTCCGGAAGCGTGACAGGACAACAATCATTGAGCGAGAGAAGGAACAGAATCAGGAGCGTCAGGTTGAGTATGAACAGAAGAAGAACCTCAAACAGCGACGGAGGCAGACATTGAAGCTAGTGGAGGAGTGTATCAAGGCTGATTTGGCCAAACCCAAGAGTGATAAGCAAGAACCAAGTCTGGAGGATGTCTGTACAGATGATGAGAATGATGAGATTGAGTACGAGGCATGGAAACTCAGGGAGATCAAGCGTATTAAGCGTGATCGTGAGGAACGTGAAGCAATTGAGAAGGAACGTCTAGAGGTCGATCGTATGAGGAATATGACGGAGGAAGAACGCAAACAGGAATTGCGAATGAATCCACGTCaagtaacaaataaaattgcaaaggGCAAGTACAAATTCCTGCAAAAGTACTACCATCGTGGAGCTTTCTATTTGGATCAGGAAGAAGATGTCCTGAAGCGAGACTTCTCGAGTGCCACTCTCGAAGATCACTTTGATAAGACAATCCTGCCAAAGGTGATGCAAGTGAAGAATTTTGGACGCTGTGGACGTACCAAATACACCCATCTTGTGGATCAGGATACTACACAATTTGATTCCCCGTGGTACAGTGATACCACCACAAATGTCAAGTTCCACACTGAAAGGGCTGCTGCCAGCAAGCAAATCTTTGAGAAGCCCAGCCTCAGCAAAAGGAAGAAGATGGACTAG
- the LOC129802721 gene encoding translation factor GUF1 homolog, mitochondrial encodes MSSYSFFKYFRSVFSRNQKFLVRRFSSYEGVPEKLRDIPIERIRNFCIIAHVDHGKSTLADRLLEKAGLKIDRPQILDSLQVEKERGITVKAQTVSLFYIHENKEYLLNLIDTPGHVDFSNEVHRSLAPCDGAILLVDANHGIQAQTVSNYFMAVSRNLKILPILNKIDLKNANPERVCQDLMSMFDIDPEGVLKISAKLGVGIENVIPNIIERLPSPKTDPEAPFRALLFDSAYDRYRGALSLINVREGEVSVGQEITSVATGKSYEVKSLSLLTPAEVPIDRLSSGQVGLLGCNMRSGKEAVIGDTIHLKGVSVAQLPGFRPQQAMVFAGVYPPDQSKYISLRAAIEKLTLNDSAVTVTPDSNSALGQGWRLGFLGLLHMEVFCQRLEQEYDTEPIITAPSVTYKVKIHGAKAIKAHGGEEITVSNPALLPDTQNITEFHEPQILATIITPTDFLGPVIGLCVERRGVQKTSTHIDSDRVMMTYIFPLAEIVLDFYDRLKSLTSGYASFDYEDHGYQVTNAVKLKILLNGQEVEELSSIVHASKAQVFARQLVAKLKDIIPRQMVQISIQAAVGGKILARETIKPYRKDVTAKLYGGDVTRRMKLLRQQAEGKKKMRSIANISIPRDTFISILKR; translated from the exons ATGTCTTCTTATAGCTTCTTTAAATACTTTAGAAGTGTTTTTAGTCGAAATCAAAA GTTCCTAGTAAGACGGTTTTCGTCTTATGAGGGGGTTCCCGAGAAATTGAGAGATATCCCTATTGAAAGGATCCGGAACTTTTGCATAATAGCTCATGTGGACCATGGAAAAAGTACTCTAGCTGATAGATTGCTGGAGAAAGCAGGACTGAAGATTGATAGACCTCAAATTCTGGATAGTTTGCAG GTGGAAAAGGAGAGGGGTATCACAGTAAAAGCTCAGACAGTTTCACTCTTCTACATTCACGAAAATAAGGAGTATCTCTTGAATTTAATAGACACTCCCGGTCATGTTGATTTTTCCAATGAGGTTCACAGGTCCCTAGCTCCCTGTGATGGTGCTATCCTACTCGTGGATGCAAATCACGGAATTCAGGCTCAAACTGTATCAAACTACTTCATGGCAGTCTccagaaatctcaaaatccttcccattcttaataaaattgaccTGAAAAATGCCAATCCGGAGAGAGTATGTCAAGATCTCATGTCGATGTTTGATATCGATCCTGAAGGAGTCCTTAAG ATTTCAGCTAAACTGGGAGTTGGCATTGAGAATGTAATTCCGAACATCATAGAACGATTGCCTAGTCCAAAAACCGATCCTGAAGCTCCCTTTCGGGCATTGCTCTTTGATAGTGCGTACGATAGGTATCGCGGTGCTTTGAGTTTAATAAATGTTCGCGAAGGAGAAGTGTCAGTGGGACAGGAAATCACTTCCGTAGCCACAGGAAAAAGCTATGAAGTTAAGAGCCTATCCCTTTTAACTCCCGCAGAAGTTCCAATTGACCGATTGAGTTCCGGTCAGGTGGGACTCCTAGGGTGCAACATGAGAAGTGGTAAGGAAGCAGTAATTGGAGACACTATTCATCTGAAAGGAGTGTCCGTTGCCCAGTTACCTGGATTCCGACCTCAGCAAGCCATGGTCTTTGCAGGAGTCTATCCACCTGATCAGTCCAAATACATTTCCCTCAGAGCAGCCATTGAGAAGCTGACACTCAATGATTCTGCCGTGACAGTGACACCAGACTCCAATTCGGCCCTTGGCCAAGGTTGGAGACTCGGCTTCCTGGGATTACTCCACATGGAAGTCTTTTGTCAACGTCTGGAGCAAGAATACGACACAGAACCTATAATCACAGCGCCCTCTGTCAcctataaagtcaaaattcacggaGCCAAAGCCATCAAAGCTCATGGAGGTGAAGAAATCACCGTAAGCAATCCAGCACTTCTTCCGGATACCCAAAACATCACGGAATTCCACGAACCCCAGATACTCGCAACAATAATCACCCCAACGGATTTCTTAGGACCAGTTATTGGACTCTGTGTTGAACGCCGAGGTGTCCAGAAGACTTCAACTCATATCGACAGTGATCGTGTTATGATGACCTACATCTTCCCACTGGCAGAGATTGTCCTCGACTTCTACGATCGCCTGAAATCCCTAACGTCCGGTTATGCAAGTTTCGACTACGAAGATCACGGATATCAAGTTACAAATGCCGTTAAACTCAAGATCCTCCTAAATGGCCAAGAAGTCGAAGAATTGAGCTCAATTGTTCACGCCAGCAAAGCTCAAGTCTTCGCCCGGCAACTTGTAGCCAAACTCAAAGATATAATACCCCGGCAAATGGTTCAAATTTCCATCCAAGCAGCCGTTGGGGGCAAAATCCTCGCCAGAGAAACCATAAAGCCTTACCGTAAGGATGTCACAGCCAAACTG TACGGTGGCGATGTGACGCGTCGCATGAAGCTACTTCGTCAGCAGGCTGAGGGCAAAAAGAAGATGCGCTCCATTGCAAACATCTCCATTCCAAGGGACACTTTTATCAGTATCCTCAAGCGATAA